Proteins encoded in a region of the Raphanus sativus cultivar WK10039 chromosome 8, ASM80110v3, whole genome shotgun sequence genome:
- the LOC108822151 gene encoding zinc finger protein CONSTANS-LIKE 4 has protein sequence MGKKKCDLCEGVARMYCESDQASLCWDCDGKVHGANFLVAKHTRCLLCTSCQSLTPWKATGLRLGPTFSVCESCVAFKSAAAGGDGVGSGSEDHRLVLGDDDDGYSAESYDDDEDEDEEYSDEDEDVEEEEAENQVVPWSAEAAAQLPPTMSSSSSDGGDLAGKRRRDCSDDEIGSSSAQESNYSPPLKRPSREEPAFESTAAINSLNQIRRREHHIE, from the exons ATGGGGAAGAAGAAGTGTGATTTATGCGAGGGTGTTGCACGAATGTATTGCGAGTCAGATCAGGCGAGTCTCTGCTGGGACTGCGACGGCAAAGTACACGGCGCTAACTTCCTCGTCGCTAAGCACACGCGCTGTCTCCTCTGCACCTCTTGCCAGTCCCTTACGCCCTGGAAAGCCACGGGCCTCCGTCTCGGCCCCACCTTCTCCGTCTGCGAGTCGTGCGTCGCTTTTAAATCCGCCGCCGCCGGTGGAGACGGTGTCGGCAGTGGTTCCGAGGATCATCGGCTCGTGCTCGGAGATGATGACGACGGCTATAGCGCGGAGTCTTACGATGATGATGAGGACGAGGATGAAGAGTACAGCGATGAAGATGAAGACGTTGAGGAGGAGGAAGCGGAGAATCAAGTGGTGCCGTGGTCTGCGGAAGCGGCGGCGCAACTGCCTCCTACGATGAGTTCATCGTCCTCTGACGGCGGAGATCTGGCGGGGAAAAGGAGGAGGGACTGCTCTGAT GACGAGATCGGAAGCTCTTCAGCTCAAGAATCAAACTATTCTCCACCGTTAAAGCGGCCGTCGAGAGAAGAACCCGCGTTCGAATCAACGGCTGCCATTAACTCTCTTAATCAGATTAGAAGGAGAGAGCACCACATTGAATAA
- the LOC108821509 gene encoding universal stress protein PHOS34-like, whose amino-acid sequence MNPDSDHHLLTAATRTPTAGAGRKIGVAVDLSEESSFAVRWAVDHYIRPGDAVVILHVSPTSVLFGADWGPLPPQAEKPSQEDFDAFTASKVSYLARPLKEAGFPLKTHIVKDHDMRERLSLEIERLGLSAVIMGSRGFGAETRGSDGKLGSVSDYCVHHCVCPVVVVRYPHDRPAVPGGTKEAIVTVKSGRDVDDDDEEDDHDHIKR is encoded by the exons ATGAATCCAGATTCCGATCATCACCTCCTCACCGCCGCCACTCGCACCCCAACCGCCGGCGCCGGCCGTAAAATCGGAGTCGCCGTCGACCTCTCTGAAGAAAGCTCCTTTGCCGTTCGCTGGGCCGTGGATCACTACATCCGTCCGGGAGACGCCGTCGTCATCCTCCACGTCTCTCCCACCTCCGTCCTCTTCGGCGCCGACTGGGGCCCCCTCCCGCCCCAGGCTGAGAAGCCGAGCCAGGAGGATTTCGACGCGTTCACGGCCTCCAAGGTGTCCTACCTCGCGAGGCCGTTGAAGGAGGCCGGGTTCCCTCTCAAGACTCATATCGTGAAGGACCACGATATGAGGGAGAGGCTGAGTTTGGAGATCGAGAGGCTCGGTCTCAGCGCTGTGATCATGGGGAGCAGAGGGTTTGGTGCTGAGACGAGGGGCAGTGATGGGAAGCTGGGGTCCGTTAGTGATTATTGTGTTCATCACTGTGTTTGTCCTGTTGTGGTTGTTAGATATCCTCATGATCGTCCTGCTGTTCCTGGAGGTACTAAGGAAGCTATTGTTACTGTTAAATCAGGGAgggatgttgatgatgatgatgaggaggatGATCATGACCACATCAAAAG ATGA